The genomic region GAATGGAGCTCGCCTACGCCTTCAAGCGCGCCTCGCAGATCGACGACCGCTTCGATCGCACGAGCCTGTCGTTCTCGCCCGATCTGAAGCGCCAACCTACGTATTTCTCGGGCGAGCTGCGCAAGAGCGTCGCCTTCCGCGAGGCCATCAGCGCCCTCCACGACATTGTGGTCTCCGATCTCCGCTTCAAGCCGAAGGACAAGACCGCTTACAAAGAGTGGGCCGCCACCCAAGAGCTGGTCGACCTCGCCGAGGTGGCCAAAGACCGCGCGGGCGTCGCCGCGCAGATCGAGTCGCTCACTCGGAAGATCGGCGAGCTCCAGCGTCGCCGGGCGCACCGCATGGCGCCGTTCTATCGGGCGCAAAAGGCCTATTTCGATTATCTGTACAAGAACGATCGCGACGCGTGGATCGTGCTCGACCCGGTCATCACCGTCCACCCCGACGAGGTCTTCTTCGAGTGCTTCAGCCAAGACGAGTCGACCTACGGGCGCCTCGGGGCGAGCCTCGACGTGTTCAAGAACGTAGGCACGTTCGCCTGCGGCACCACGAACATCGACTACTCGACGCCGCTCTACGAAGAGTTCCAGAAGATCCGCAGCTACAAGACCACCCGCTTCGAGGTGGACCCCAGCGGCTTCGAGGTGAAGACCACCGGCGAGGAGACCTACGAAGAGAAGAAGATCGACCTGCCCGACTCCTGGGTGCGCGGCTTTCTCCAGGTGAGCTCGGCGATGGCCCTGCCGGCGCGCAGCTTCGAGCTCCACCCGATGGACCTGCACAATCTCTGCTTCGTGCTCCGCCGTAAGCGCGAGAAGCGCGGGCCGCGGGCGCTGCGCTGGGTGCTCACGCCCGGCGAGCCCATTCGCGCGGTGTTCGAGCCGTGGGATCTCACCGTGGTGTGCGCGAGGTCGCCGTACCTCGGCAAGGAGCGGGAGGAGATCCGCGTGTGGGGCCGGCGCCGCCTGCTCACGCTCGAGCGGCTCATCGCCATCACCGACAAGCTCACCGTGCACCTGCTCGGGCAGGGGCTGCCGTCGTTCTATGTCGCCGACCTCGGCGACATGTCGTTCACGCTCGGGCTCTCGGGCTGGACCCGCAACGACTGGGCCACGGCCGGCAATTTCGACCTCCTCGCCCCGCGCGCCGACACCGACGACTTCACGAAGCGCCGCGTGTTCGAGGGCCTGAAGACCACCTGGTTCTCCGACACCGACGCGCTCGCGAAGAAGCTCGACCTGCCGCGCTCCGCCGTGCTCGGCGCGCTCTCGTCGTGGACCCAGGCGGGCCGCGCGATGTACGACCTCAACAAGGGCGTCTACCGCGTGCGCGAGCTCGCGCGCGAGCCGCTCCCGATGGACAAGCTGCGCTTCTCGAACGAGCGGGAGGAGAAGGCCACGCGGTTTCTGGACGCCCGCGCCGTCACCGTGGCGTCGCGCGCGCTGCCCGACGCGGCCCTCGGGCTGTTCGGCACCGTCAAGGACGGCAAGCACACCTACCAGTCCGACCTCACGATCGACGCGGACGGTCGCCTCGCCAAGGCCACCTGCACCTGCAACTTTTTCCAACAGAACAAGCTTCTCAAAGGCCCGTGCGAGCATATGCTCGCGACACGTCTGTTCGAGGGAGCGCCCCTCCTCGCGAGGGTCTTCGCCTCCTCGCTCTCGCCACCTTCGTCACGACAGAGTTCATCCATCGCCCGGGGGCCGTACCGATGACACGGCACCTCTCGCATGGAGAAAGGAGTTTCACGCGCGGCGGTCTTCGGGGTGACATCTTGCAACACGGGCGGCGTTTCGCCGTCCATGCGACCTGGCCCTCCATGCGTCACTGGCCCGCTCTCGACTGTGCGGACGACGCCTAGCTGGTGCTGTTCCGGGGTCAATCCCGAGAATTCAACGAGCACCAGCTAGGCGCGTCCGCTTGAGTTGAGCGAGCCAGTCCCGAGACATCTTCGAAGGTCCCCGAAGCCGCCGCGCGTGAAGCCGTGAATTTTTCCGTCTCTCGACTCGCCATGGACCGACGCCAACAGCTCTACGACCGCATCCGCAGCACGTCGAAGGACGAGGTCGTCCTCGAGGAGATGATCCGCCTCGGCTTCTGGCCGGCGCGCGGCACGCTCCCTTCGGATCCGGGCGACGAGATCCGCGACCTCGCGGAGGCGCAGCGCGAGCTCGCCGCCCTCCGCACCGAGCAGTCGCGCCTCCACAACCTCGAGGCCCTCAAGAAGGAGCTCTTCAAGCGTCGCCTGGCGGAGTCCAAGGCGCGGCAGGCCGAGACCAAGGCGCGGCGCGAGCGCGAGCGCGTAGCCCGCGCCGAGGCGTGGAAGAACGAAAAGACCCGCGCGATCGTCTTTCTCGGCCGAGGTGTCTCGGGCGGTCTCGCGGACACCACATGCGACGAGGCGCGGCTCCAGAAGCAGGGGCTCCCGGTGCTGCGCACGGCCGAAGACCTCGCCCGCGCCGCCGGCGTCACGGTGCCCGAGCTCCGCTTCCTCGCCTATGCGCGCACCACGACCGCCGCGCGCGTGTCGCACTACCGGCGCTTCCAGATTCCCAAGAAGACCGGGGGTGTGCGCATCATCTCGGCGCCCATGCGGCGCCTCAAGGCGCTCCAGCGGTGGCTCCTCGACGCCGTGCTCGCGCGCGTGGAAGTGCACGACGCGGCCCACGGCTTCCGCGCCGAGCGCTCCATCGTGACGAACGCAGGGCCCCACGTGGGCGCCCGCGTGGTGGTGAACCTCGACCTCAAAGACTTCTTCCCCACGGTCACGCTGCCGCGCATTCGTGGGGTGTTCCGCTCGCTCGGGTACGGCGAGCACCTGGCCACGATCTTCGCCCTCCTCGCCAGCGAGCCCGACACGGTGCGCGTGGCCCTCGACGGCGCCGAGTACGACGTCGCCCAGGGCCCGCGGCGCCTCCCCCAGGGCGCCCCCACGAGCCCGGCGATCACCAACGTGCTCTGCCGGAGGCTCGACAGGCGGCTCTTCCACGCGGCCAAGAAGCTCGGGTTTGCCTATTCGCGGTATGCCGACGATCTCACCTTCTCGTCGACCTCGAAGGAAGAGAACGCCGGTCAGCTCCTGAAGCAGGTGCGCTTCATCGTCGCCGCCGAGGGGTTCGTCCCGCACCCCGACAAAACGCGTGTACTCCGCAAGGGTCGCCAACAGGAGGTGACGGGCGTCGTCGTGAACGACAAGCTCGGCGTCGACCGGGTCACGCTCCGCCGCTTCCGCGCGCTCCTCCACGCCCTCGACAAGGACGGGGCGAACGGCAAGCGCTGGGGCAGCTCGCCCGACGTGTTCGCGTCCGCCTGCGGCTTCGCGTCGTATGTCGCCATGGTCGATCCCGTGAAGGGGCGCGCGCTCCTCGCGCGGGCGCGGGAGATCGCGGCGAGGCACGGGTGGAAGGGCCCGCCGCGCGGCCCGGATCGTTCGGGGGGGCCAAGTGGCCCAGGCGGTGCGCCGAAGCCGCCGGCGCCCGCGACGCCAAGCGAGCGCGCTCCCGCCCCTGTCGCGGGGTTGCCCGGCGAGCCTCTCGCCGCGCCGCCCACGCCCGAGCCGCCCGCGCCGGAGCCTCCGGCGCCCGCATCGCCGCCCACGCCGGAGACCCCCGCGAAGAAGAAATGGTGGAAGCTGTTCTGAGCGCCGCGGGGCCGGGCACGGCCGGAGGGTGGGGCGTGCCGAAGAGCCCGGTCAAGGCGCGCTCCTTCTGGGCGAAGGCGTGCAAGACCGGCGGGCAGAAGGCCTGCGGAAAGCAACAGTAGCCGGCGGACGGTTCCGCACCCGCCGCCGTCCGCACCCGCTGCCGTCCGCACCCCCGCAGCGCGTTCGGTCGTAGGCGAAATTCCTGCGTGAACCAGGCCCACACACGCCGTCCCGCGCGGCTGAGCTGCGCTCCGAACCCGACGAGCGTCCCGAAAGCCTCACCTGGGGCCTCGGCTCGCGGTCTCGCCATGAACGTTGACACCGGCGATCGTGTCGATAGGATGCGCGCCCTCGGGAACTGTCTGTACGAATTTCCCGAAACTTTGCCCTCTCTGGCGCGCCCTCACGCGGCGCGCCGGCACCCCACCCGGTGCGCTCGGTCCTCCACGGAACCTTTTTTCGTCCGAGGGGAACAAATCCGAAGCCCGTCCGGTTGGGGCGTCCGTCCAGGCGGCTCCGCCCGCCCCCTTCTCATTCTTTTCCCGGAGGTCGGATGTCCACCGACGTGATGATCTACGCGAGCGACCTGTCGAAGAATTTCGGGTCCTTCCGTGCGGTCGACAAGATCAACTTCGAGGTGAACCGTGGCGAGGTCGTGGGGTTCTTGGGCCCGAACGGCGCCGGCAAGTCCACCACGATGCGCATCCTCACGTGCTTCATCGCGCCCTCGTCGGGCACCGCGAGGATCAACGGCCACGACGTCTTCGAGCACACGCTCGCGGTGCGCGAGAGCCTCGGCTACCTGCCGCAGCGCGCGCCGCTCTACCTGGAGATGAGCGTCTACGAGTACCTGAAGTTCGCCGCCGACCTCCGCAACCTCGACGAGAGCACGTTCAAAAAGCGCGCCCGCTCCGTGGTCGAGGTCGCCGGCCTCGCGCAGGTGCTCGGCAAGGAGATCCGCCAGCTCTCGCACGGTTACCGCCAGCGCGTGGGCCTCGCCCAGGCGCTCATCCACGACCCGCCGATCCTCATCCTCGACGAGCCCACGAGCGATCTCGACCCGAACGAGAAGGCCGAGTTCCTCGACTACCTCAAGCAGATCGGCAAAGACCGCACGGTCCTCCTCTCCACCCACAACCTGAAGGAGGTCGAGACCGCCTGCGCCCGCGCCATCATCGTCTCGCGCGGTCGCGTCGTCGCCGACGGCTCGCTCGACGACATCAAGGGCAAGAGCGGCCGCGTCCGCTACGTGGTCGAGGTGCAAGAGTCGGGGGGCGACTCCCCCTACCGCGGCTCCGGCGCGCCTCCGCGAGCGAAAGAGGTCTCCGACCTCCTCGCCTCCCTCAAGGGCGCCGCCAGGGTGAACGAGCTGCCGACCGACGAGCGCGCCCACGCGTTCGAGCTGACGAGCGATCGTGGCACCGATCTCCGCGCGGCCATCTTCCGCGCCATCGCCGACAAGGGGTGGGTGCTCCTCGAGCTCCACCGCGACACCCAGACTCTCGAAGACGTCTTCCGCCACCTCACCATCGGAGAGGAGCGAAGGAATCGCCACGTCGGAAAGGGCGAGCCCCCGCCCGTCAAGGACGAGGACGAAGACGACGACGACGACGACGACGACGAGGACGAGGCCTGAGCCATGAGCGACAAAGCCAAAAAAGAAGAAGACGAGAAGAAGACGAAGCTCGCGGAAGAGGGCGACGACGAGGAAGAGGACACCACCTCGGAAGACGGCGGTGACGACGACGAGACGACGACGAGAGCGACGAAGAGGCCGCCAAGCCCGCCGCCAAGGCGCCGCCCATGGCTGCGCGCGAGGCCCCCAAGGTCTCCGCGTCGTTCGCGCGCAACCTCTGGACGATCACGAAGCGTGAGTTCGCGGGGTATTTCAACTCTGCGCTCGCCTACATCGTCATCAGCGCGAGCATGGTCCTCTTCGGGCTCTACTTCTTCTTCTATCAAGGCGGCATCTGGCAGGTCGACCGCGCGTCGATGGGCCGCATGTTCGACTTCGTGCCGGCGTGGATCTGCTTTCTCACCATTCCGCTCTTCACGATGCGCGCGATGAGCGAGGAGAAGCGCCTCGGCACCATCGAGCTGCTCATCACGCTGCCCGTTCGCGACAGCGAGGTGGTGCTCGGCAAGTACCTGGGCGCCCTCGGCGTCCTGCTCGTGCAGATCGCCTTGCTCGCGATTTACCCCATCGCGATGTTCAAGTTCCCCTGGAACATGGGCGCGTTCGACTGGGGTCCCTTCTGGTCGTCGATGTTCGGCCTCTTCCTCATGGGCGCCGCCGGCATCGCCATCGGAATGCTCTACTCCGGCATGACCGAGAGCCAGATCGTCAGCTACTTCGCGACGGCCTCCACCCTCCTCATCCTGTTCTTCATCGGCTCGCTCGTGCAGTTCGTGAAGGGCTGGCCGGGCGAGGTCATCTCGTTCTTCAGCTTCCAGACCCGGTACGAGCCCTTCTCCCGAGGGCTCATCGACACCCGCGCGGTGGTCTACTTCGTGTCGGTCACGGTGCTGTGTTTGCTCGAATCCTTCCGGCAGCTCGAGGGCCGGCGGTGGCGCTGAGCGCTGAATAAGTAAGGTCCGAAACAGCCATGGAACGCAAAGCCAAAGCAGCGACGGAAGCCGGCGCGCTCATCCTCGTCATCGCGGCCATCTTGGTCGCAGTGAACGTCTTGTCCGCCGTCGGCGGCTACAAGCGAATCGACGTCACCAAGAACGAGCGCTTCACCCTCTCCAAAGGCAGCGGAAACCTCCTCCGCAGCATGAAGCAGGAGATGAAGTGCGACGTGTACGTGACGAAGGGCTTGCCCAAGCTCGACGCCTTCGTGCGCGATCTCCGCGATCTCCTCGGTGAGTACAAGGCCGCCAGCGGCGGGAAGTTCGACTTCAACCTCATCGAGGCGAAAGACGAAGAGCAGAAGAAGGCCGCCAAGGACGCGGGCCTCGTGGAGCAGCCCTTCGGCGAGGCGACCGACGACCAGGAGAAGGCCTCGGTCACCCAGGGCTTCATGGGCGTCGTCTTCAAGTACGGCTCCGAGAAGGACGCCATCAAGTTCCTGCCGCCCGATCGCTCCGAGGGTCTCGAGTTCTGGATCACGAACAAGATCCGTGAGGTTCGCGACAAGGGCGACAACATCAAGCACAAGATCGGCATCGTCGCGGGCAAGGACGAGTTCAAGCTCACCGACACGAACCTCGTGCCGGCGAACATGGGCAAGCCCAACCTCCAGCAGATCGTGCTGCAGAACTTCCCGTTCTACCAGTTCATCGACGTCGATCTGAAGGACGGCGCCTCGGAGATCGACGACTCGCTCGACGGGCTGATCATCACGCAGCCGAACAAGGACTACAACGAGAAGGAGCTCAAGCGGGTCAACCAGTTCGTGATGAAGGGCAAGACCCTCGTCGTCGTCGCGAGCGCGGTCAACGTGAAGCCGAGCGACGCGCAGATGCAGGCGACCCTCTCGACCCACGGGCTCGAGAAGCTGCTCGACGGCTACGGCATCGAGTTCCGCAAGGACGCCGTGCTCGACTTCGGCCGGCCGTTCCGCGTCGGCATCATGACCCAGGGCGGGCTCGCGAGCATGCGCTTCCCGCAGTTCCTCGACGTGCAGGACAACCCGGCCTTCACCGGCGACGAGCAGCTGCTCGACACGAGCTTCGCGGGCTTCTTCCGCATCCCCGCGCTCGCGTTCCCGTTCTCGTCGTCGCTGGTTCTCCACAAGGACAAGCAGCCCGACGTGGCGCCCGAGAAGTTCCGCGTCGTCGCGCGCTCCACCCCGCGCACGCTCCGCGAGACCACTGACAGCGTCGACCTCAAGCCGTTCCGCGCGTGGAAGCCGAAGGGCGAGTTCGCGCAACAGAACCTCGCCGCCACGGTCGAGGGCACGCTGAAGACGGCGTTCCCCTCGGGTGACGGCGTCACCGTCCCGGAGAAGAGCGAGAAGCCGGCGCGCGTGCTCGTCATCGCCTCCTCGCACTTCCTCACGAACCCGTTCGCCCGCTCCGGCAACGGCCCGGACATGGGCCAAATGGGCATGATGATGCCCGGCGGCGGCGGCGACGAGCAGCTCCTCCAGGTCGCGGGTCCGTACGCGCAGCAGGCGCTCACGAACACCATCCTGGCGTTCAAGAACACCCTCGACTGGATGACGGGCGACACCGATCTCCTCGCGGTGTCCGCGAAGATCCTCTCCGAGCCCAACCTCGTCTACGGCGACGTCTCGAAGCCGAAGTTCGAGGATGAGTCCGACGAGCAAATCAAGAAGCGCGAAGACGACATGAAGTCGGCGCGCAAGAAGCAGCAGCACTGGATCGAGGGCACCTTGGTGCTCATCGTCCCCATCCTCTTCGCCTTCATCGGCGTGTTCCGGCGTATGCGGCGCGACGCCGCGCGCGCGGGCGCCTCGCTCGCCTGAGCGTCGCCGAGAGAGGCCTGCCTCCCGCCTGTCAGCGCGCGGCCGGCCTCTCCTCCTCCGAAGGCGTCGCTCCTCCGACGTTGGTCTTCAGCGGCCCGCCCGTAGGCTGGCCCTGCTGGTAAAGGGTATTGAACGATGGATACGCAGAAGAAGCTCATCCTTGGTGTCGTCGTGCTGGCGGTGCTCGGTGGTCTCGCCTACCAGCAGGTCAAGAAGGACCAGCAGGTCGGGAAGACCACCACCACCTCCACCGAGGCGCTCCCCGAGCTGAAGGCGCCCGACGACGCCGACAAGCTCCAGATCACCAACGGCAACAAGGGCAAGGTCGTCCTCGAGAAGAAGGGCGACAAGTGGGTCATCTCCGAGCCCGTGAAGGCCGAGGCGAACCAACAGTCCGTGAAGGCGCTCCTCGACAACATGAAGGAGCTGAAGGTCAAAGAGCAGGTCAACACGGCCGTGACCGACGAGCAGAAGAAGGACTACGAGCTCGACGCCGAGAAGGTCGTCCACGTCATCGCGTGGAAGGGCGCCGACAAGAAGTTCGACGCGAGCTTCGGAAAGTCGGGCGGGCGGGGTCAGCTCATCATGATCGACGGCAAGGCCGGGGTCTTCGCGGGCACGGGGTACACGAGCTACGTGTACGCCCGCGAGGTGAAGAGCTGGCGTGACGCCGAGATCTTCAAGTTCGACGACGCGAACGTCACTCAGGTGTCGATCGTGGGCAAGAGCGGGGAGTACTCGTTCACCAAGGGCGACAAGTGGGCGGGCACCTTCAAGGCCAAACCGGCCGACGCCGCGAAGCCCATCCCGAAATTCGACGACGGCAAGCTGACCGAGCTTCTTCGCACGTTCAAGAACCTCTCGGCGGAGGACTTCGGCGACGGAAAGGGCGCGGCCGACACCGGGCTCGACGCGCCCGACAAGGAAGGCGGAACCATCACACTCTCTCTCAAGGACAACGCCGGGAAGTACACCCTCGTCGTCGGCAAGGAAGAGAAGGAGAAGAAGCACTACGCCAAGAAGGGCACCTCCGACGTGATCTACGTCGTGGGTCACTCCGTGGCGGAGTGGGCGACGCCAGAGCTCGCGAAGTTCCAGAAGCAGGGCGACGCGGGCGCGCCGGCCGCGCCCGGAATGGGCATGCCGCCCGGAATGGGCATGCCGCCCGGAATGGGCATGCCGCCCGGAATGGGCATGCCGCCCGGGATGGATCCTCACGGCCACTGAGTCGGCGGGTGGAGGCCTCCGTCCTTCGCCGAGCCGGGCTCGCGGTGCCGGGCGACTCCGGACAATCCCGACAGTCGCGTGCTTGGGCGCTGGAGGGTGGTCACACTTGTGGGGCTCCCCGCGACGACCGGCATGAACCTCCGCGCCACGCTTCTTCCCTGCGGGTTCGCGCTCCCTGCGCTCCTAGCGGCGTGTGAGGGGCCGCCCGGTGGGGCGGCTCCCGCGCGGGGGACCGAGGTGCACAGCGCCGAGACGGCCGGGCTCCTGGCCGACGCACCCCTCCGGGAGAAGCTCCCGACACCCGCCGCGGTGGAGGCAGTGCCGGTCTCCGGCGACGCGCCGGCCTACGTGGTCCGCGGGCGCTCGGGGCGGCCGCCCGCGATCGTGTTTCTGCCCGGGGTCTGCTCCAACGCGAGCGCGTACCTGCACACGTTCCCCGAGGCCGCGGCGGCGCACGGCGGCGTCGTCGCGATCGACGGCGACGAGCCGTGCCCCGGCGTGCCGGGGTTCCACACGTTCTCTTGGGACACCCAGAAGCAGCACCGGCGCCTCGAGGCTGCGCTCGCGGCGGCCGGGGCTCGCACACCTCGCGAAGGTGGTGTCACCCTGGTGGGCTATTCACAAGGCGCCACGATCGGCGAGAAGCTCGTGTACGCCTACCCCGAGCGGTACAGCCGGGTCATGCTCATCGCGGCGCCGGTCGATCCGTCGGTCGCGGCGCTCCGGAGCGCGCGCGCCGCGGTGACGTGCGCCTGCTCGCTCGACGTCACCCAGCGCATGCGCTCGGCCGCGCTGCGCCTCTCGGCGGGGGGCGTCCCCTCGACCTACCTCGAGATGCCGGGCTGCACGCACGGCAACGTCGCGAAGGGCGAGGAGACCTTCGGCGCCGCGTTCGCGTGGCTCGACGAGCACGCTCGCCAATAAGTCAATGTGATTGACGTCTTCGCGTGACCCCTGCAACGATTCAGGGGAGGCGATGGTCAGTTTCGCCCGGCCTGCGACTTCTTCAGGGTCTCTTCGCGGGTCGGCTGCTTCAGCTCGGCCGCCGTGGGCGCGCCGCCGAGCTCCTTCCAGAGCTTGCACTCGTCGCCGTAGTGCATGCGCTGGCAACCCATCTTCGCCGACTCCAGGTAGCGCTTCAGCGTCTCTTCCTTGGGGTTCCCGCCCGCGGCCTTCAACCTCAAACAGGCGCGCGCATCGTTGCGCTGCTCGCACCGGAGCTCGTAGAACTTCACGAGCTCGTCCTTGCTCTTCGTCTTCAGGATCGCCTCTTGGCCGGCGCATGCCTTTGGCTCGCTCCAGGACGAGCAGCCCGCCTCGAAGGCATGGAGCGCCTTCTCGGGCGAGGCCGTGAGGCCGTTGCCGCCGCGGCGATAGAGCTCGCCTGCGCGCGCGCACGCGCCCTTGGCGCAGCCGAGCTCGTAGGCCTCCGCGGCCTTCGCGAAGTCTCTCTGGAGTCCGAGCCCGCCCTTCTCGTAGGCCTCGCCGAGCGCGAGGCACGGCTCCCACCCGCGCACGTCCTTGTTGCAGCCGCGCTCGAGCATCGAGCGCGCCCGGCCAGAGTCCTGCGCCGTGACCGCGAGCCCGTGGCCCGCCATGCACGCGAACATGTTGCGCAGGCTGCACGCGCGGTCGAAGGCCGAGAGCGCCTTCGTGGGATCCGCCGGCAGCCCCTTCCCGTTCGCGTAGATCGCCCCGATCTTGTAGCAGCCGTCGCCGTCGCTGTAGCCCCCGGCGCTGCACTGCCTTTCGTACGCGGCGATGGCGAGCGACGAGTCCTCCTTGGCGCCCTTGCCGTCGCGGTGCATGTCGCCGAGGCGCCCGCAGGACCGGCCATTGCCGAGATCGCACGCACGCTTCACGTACCCCACGAGCTTGTCGACGCTCTTCGCGAAGCCGACGCGCTCGGGCTGGTTCGGATCGTAGAAATCCGCGAGGTCGAGGCAGCCGTAGGCGTCGCCCAGGTTGCACGCCGCCTCGAACGCCTTGCCGGCTCGTCCCGTGGCCGCCGCCTTCTCAGCCTCAGCCACGCCCGGCCGGTAGAGCGCGCCGAGGTCGGAGTGCGCCCCTGTCATGCAGGCGGGGGCGTAGCCGAGCGAGCAACCCTTCGTCAGGGCCGCCGCGTCCACCTGCGCCGGCGGCACGGGGCGTCGACCGATCTTGGTCGTGGGGTCGGCGGGCGGCGAGCCGGCGTAGAGACCGAGCACGAAGCAGCTCTCCCCGTTGCCCGCCGAGCAGCCCGCAGAGCACTCCTCTTTGGTGCCCGTCGCCTGGCTGCACGCCTTCGCGGTGGACTTGCCGCCCACACACTTGAGGCCGTCCCACGCGAACCCCTCCGGGCACGCAGGGGCGTGCGCCTCGGCGGTCTCGGCCTTCGGATGGTCTTTCGGGTCCTTCTTCTCGGCCACGATCGGCACGAGCTCGAGCCGGGTGATGGCTGCGCACTGCTCGGGGGGAGCGTTCGCGTCCGGCGTCGACTTACGGCACGCGTCGAGCTCGCCGTCGCGCGCCTCGGTCTTCTTGCCGGCGGCGCTCGAGCCCGCGGTGCCTGCCCCGAAGATCTGCGCGACCGCGCGCACCTCGCCCTCGGTGCCGGTGGCGAGCGCGAACGCGCCCACGTACACGCCCCGCACGACGTGGGTGGCCTCGGCGCACCCC from Myxococcales bacterium harbors:
- a CDS encoding SWIM zinc finger family protein — translated: MELAYAFKRASQIDDRFDRTSLSFSPDLKRQPTYFSGELRKSVAFREAISALHDIVVSDLRFKPKDKTAYKEWAATQELVDLAEVAKDRAGVAAQIESLTRKIGELQRRRAHRMAPFYRAQKAYFDYLYKNDRDAWIVLDPVITVHPDEVFFECFSQDESTYGRLGASLDVFKNVGTFACGTTNIDYSTPLYEEFQKIRSYKTTRFEVDPSGFEVKTTGEETYEEKKIDLPDSWVRGFLQVSSAMALPARSFELHPMDLHNLCFVLRRKREKRGPRALRWVLTPGEPIRAVFEPWDLTVVCARSPYLGKEREEIRVWGRRRLLTLERLIAITDKLTVHLLGQGLPSFYVADLGDMSFTLGLSGWTRNDWATAGNFDLLAPRADTDDFTKRRVFEGLKTTWFSDTDALAKKLDLPRSAVLGALSSWTQAGRAMYDLNKGVYRVRELAREPLPMDKLRFSNEREEKATRFLDARAVTVASRALPDAALGLFGTVKDGKHTYQSDLTIDADGRLAKATCTCNFFQQNKLLKGPCEHMLATRLFEGAPLLARVFASSLSPPSSRQSSSIARGPYR
- a CDS encoding RNA-directed DNA polymerase; its protein translation is MDRRQQLYDRIRSTSKDEVVLEEMIRLGFWPARGTLPSDPGDEIRDLAEAQRELAALRTEQSRLHNLEALKKELFKRRLAESKARQAETKARRERERVARAEAWKNEKTRAIVFLGRGVSGGLADTTCDEARLQKQGLPVLRTAEDLARAAGVTVPELRFLAYARTTTAARVSHYRRFQIPKKTGGVRIISAPMRRLKALQRWLLDAVLARVEVHDAAHGFRAERSIVTNAGPHVGARVVVNLDLKDFFPTVTLPRIRGVFRSLGYGEHLATIFALLASEPDTVRVALDGAEYDVAQGPRRLPQGAPTSPAITNVLCRRLDRRLFHAAKKLGFAYSRYADDLTFSSTSKEENAGQLLKQVRFIVAAEGFVPHPDKTRVLRKGRQQEVTGVVVNDKLGVDRVTLRRFRALLHALDKDGANGKRWGSSPDVFASACGFASYVAMVDPVKGRALLARAREIAARHGWKGPPRGPDRSGGPSGPGGAPKPPAPATPSERAPAPVAGLPGEPLAAPPTPEPPAPEPPAPASPPTPETPAKKKWWKLF
- a CDS encoding ATP-binding cassette domain-containing protein; its protein translation is MIYASDLSKNFGSFRAVDKINFEVNRGEVVGFLGPNGAGKSTTMRILTCFIAPSSGTARINGHDVFEHTLAVRESLGYLPQRAPLYLEMSVYEYLKFAADLRNLDESTFKKRARSVVEVAGLAQVLGKEIRQLSHGYRQRVGLAQALIHDPPILILDEPTSDLDPNEKAEFLDYLKQIGKDRTVLLSTHNLKEVETACARAIIVSRGRVVADGSLDDIKGKSGRVRYVVEVQESGGDSPYRGSGAPPRAKEVSDLLASLKGAARVNELPTDERAHAFELTSDRGTDLRAAIFRAIADKGWVLLELHRDTQTLEDVFRHLTIGEERRNRHVGKGEPPPVKDEDEDDDDDDDDEDEA
- a CDS encoding ABC transporter permease gives rise to the protein MAAREAPKVSASFARNLWTITKREFAGYFNSALAYIVISASMVLFGLYFFFYQGGIWQVDRASMGRMFDFVPAWICFLTIPLFTMRAMSEEKRLGTIELLITLPVRDSEVVLGKYLGALGVLLVQIALLAIYPIAMFKFPWNMGAFDWGPFWSSMFGLFLMGAAGIAIGMLYSGMTESQIVSYFATASTLLILFFIGSLVQFVKGWPGEVISFFSFQTRYEPFSRGLIDTRAVVYFVSVTVLCLLESFRQLEGRRWR
- a CDS encoding GldG family protein, whose protein sequence is MERKAKAATEAGALILVIAAILVAVNVLSAVGGYKRIDVTKNERFTLSKGSGNLLRSMKQEMKCDVYVTKGLPKLDAFVRDLRDLLGEYKAASGGKFDFNLIEAKDEEQKKAAKDAGLVEQPFGEATDDQEKASVTQGFMGVVFKYGSEKDAIKFLPPDRSEGLEFWITNKIREVRDKGDNIKHKIGIVAGKDEFKLTDTNLVPANMGKPNLQQIVLQNFPFYQFIDVDLKDGASEIDDSLDGLIITQPNKDYNEKELKRVNQFVMKGKTLVVVASAVNVKPSDAQMQATLSTHGLEKLLDGYGIEFRKDAVLDFGRPFRVGIMTQGGLASMRFPQFLDVQDNPAFTGDEQLLDTSFAGFFRIPALAFPFSSSLVLHKDKQPDVAPEKFRVVARSTPRTLRETTDSVDLKPFRAWKPKGEFAQQNLAATVEGTLKTAFPSGDGVTVPEKSEKPARVLVIASSHFLTNPFARSGNGPDMGQMGMMMPGGGGDEQLLQVAGPYAQQALTNTILAFKNTLDWMTGDTDLLAVSAKILSEPNLVYGDVSKPKFEDESDEQIKKREDDMKSARKKQQHWIEGTLVLIVPILFAFIGVFRRMRRDAARAGASLA
- a CDS encoding DUF4340 domain-containing protein, with amino-acid sequence MDTQKKLILGVVVLAVLGGLAYQQVKKDQQVGKTTTTSTEALPELKAPDDADKLQITNGNKGKVVLEKKGDKWVISEPVKAEANQQSVKALLDNMKELKVKEQVNTAVTDEQKKDYELDAEKVVHVIAWKGADKKFDASFGKSGGRGQLIMIDGKAGVFAGTGYTSYVYAREVKSWRDAEIFKFDDANVTQVSIVGKSGEYSFTKGDKWAGTFKAKPADAAKPIPKFDDGKLTELLRTFKNLSAEDFGDGKGAADTGLDAPDKEGGTITLSLKDNAGKYTLVVGKEEKEKKHYAKKGTSDVIYVVGHSVAEWATPELAKFQKQGDAGAPAAPGMGMPPGMGMPPGMGMPPGMGMPPGMDPHGH
- a CDS encoding alpha/beta hydrolase, with translation MNLRATLLPCGFALPALLAACEGPPGGAAPARGTEVHSAETAGLLADAPLREKLPTPAAVEAVPVSGDAPAYVVRGRSGRPPAIVFLPGVCSNASAYLHTFPEAAAAHGGVVAIDGDEPCPGVPGFHTFSWDTQKQHRRLEAALAAAGARTPREGGVTLVGYSQGATIGEKLVYAYPERYSRVMLIAAPVDPSVAALRSARAAVTCACSLDVTQRMRSAALRLSAGGVPSTYLEMPGCTHGNVAKGEETFGAAFAWLDEHARQ